The following nucleotide sequence is from Candidatus Krumholzibacteriia bacterium.
TCTTCTCTTTCAAAGGACAACCGGCCGCAAAACCAACACCATGATTACAAGCACGCCTGTTCCCATGAAGACCAGTTTTGAAATCTCCCGCGACGTGCCACTCGTGCACATGCGCCAGTACATGGCGCTGCTCGGACTGGCCGAGGACGACTTTGACTTCTACGGCAAGTACCAGGGCAAGATCCGCCTGGAAGCGCTGGATCGATGGAAGGACCGCCCGGACGGAAAGCTCATCCTGGTGACGGCCATGACCCCCACCAGCCGCGGCGAGGGCAAGACGCTCACCAGCGTCGGACTCGGCCAGGCGCTGGGAAAGATTGGCAAGAGCGGCATGATCGCGCTGCGCGAACCCTCGCTGGGCCCGGTGTTTGGCATGAAGGGCGGGGCCACCGGCGGCGGCTACGCACAGGTGATTCCCATGGAGGACATCAACCTGCATTTCAACGGCGACATCCATGCCATCACCACCGCGCACAACCTGCTCGCCGCCCTGCTCGACAACCACATCTAT
It contains:
- a CDS encoding formate--tetrahydrofolate ligase, which encodes MKTSFEISRDVPLVHMRQYMALLGLAEDDFDFYGKYQGKIRLEALDRWKDRPDGKLILVTAMTPTSRGEGKTLTSVGLGQALGKIGKSGMIALREPSLGPVFGMKGGATGGGYAQVIPMEDINLHFNGDIHAITTAHNLLAALLDNHIY